One Nicotiana tomentosiformis chromosome 4, ASM39032v3, whole genome shotgun sequence genomic window carries:
- the LOC104097088 gene encoding UPF0481 protein At3g47200-like, with translation MEDISLLQYATRFPEIPKIPLCMRLEDQNNDDYDPKVVSLGPYHHGKPELKFVEDFKPVALQMFIHGSDKNQDFFLEKILEEIEDAKSCYYDMEDTCIDDNAFAQMMLLDACFVLNYIEFVNQWSFNYKCRTLFWHLGYGVCSLVRRDMFLLENQVPFGILKLLFNLRFGGCGFEEMLQSYCCQLFFGQLDSRNNVLMEPQPSHLFELLRRALVSGNYQHLEQSHRGFKWRKNNSSSNENRPTITCPLVFRPMMDLISKCIDQYCGNKKEDKPMVTESSDMFHSVMELKSKGVRFMPSGFGSLKAVRFTSHCYYAKLSLPCWYVSEYTRVFFRNMIAYESCPGNNSDCSLSAYIYFMKTLVISPNDAKELREKKIIFNHLGSDEQVVQVFRALKTYVHVKSNYKDVKEQIEEHCNRKSQTWIAQLLDTYFTSPWTLLALFAATSLLFLTILQTYYASPFYSHAKGS, from the coding sequence ATGGAAGACATTAGTCTCTTACAATATGCTACACGATTTCCTGAAATACCAAAAATTCCACTCTGCATGAGACTTGAGGATCAGAACAACGATGACTATGATCCTAAAGTTGTTTCGTTGGGGCCTTACCACCATGGAAAGCCGGAGCTCAAGTTTGTCGAAGATTTCAAGCCCGTGGCTCTACAAATGTTTATTCATGGCAGTGATAAAAACCAAGATTTCTTCCTCGAAAAAATTCTCGAGGAGATCGAAGATGCTAAAAGTTGTTACTACGACATGGAAGATACATGTATTGACGACAATGCTTTTGCTCAAATGATGCTTCTTGATGCATGTTTCGTTCTAAATTATATCGAGTTCGTAAACCAGTGGTCGTTCAATTATAAATGTCGCACTTTGTTTTGGCATCTTGGTTATGGAGTTTGTTCTCTTGTTCGACGCGATATGTTTTTGCTTGAAAATCAGGTTCCTTTTGGGATTCTCAAACTTTtgtttaatttaagatttggtgGATGTGGATTTGAAGAGATGTTGCAAAGCTATTGTTGTCAACTTTTTTTCGGCCAACTAGATTCGAGAAATAATGTGTTGATGGAGCCACAACCCTCTCATCTTTTTGAACTTCTTCGAAGAGCGCTTGTGAGTGGTAACTATCAACATCTCGAACAATCCCACCGTGGTTTCAAGTGGAGAaagaataatagtagtagtaatgaaaaCAGACCGACAATTACATGTCCCTTGGTTTTCCGTCCAATGATGGATCTTATATCAAAATGCATTGATCAATATTGTGGTAACAAGAAAGAAGACAAGCCGATGGTAACAGAATCATCCGATATGTTTCATTCAGTAATGGAGCTGAAATCGAAGGGTGTTCGTTTTATGCCAAGCGGGTTCGGTTCTTTGAAGGCTGTAAGGTTTACGTCTCATTGTTACTATGCGAAACTCTCACTTCCATGTTGGTATGTCTCTGAGTATACTAGAGTATTTTTCCGGAACATGATAGCTTATGAGAGCTGTCCAGGTAATAATAGTGATTGCTCTCTCTCTGCTTACATATATTTCATGAAAACACTTGTCATTTCACCTAATGATGCGAAAGAGCTACGAGAAAAGAAGATTATATTCAACCATCTGGGAAGTGATGAACAAGTGGTACAAGTCTTTAGAGCATTGAAAACTTATGTACATGTGAAAAGTAATTACAAGGATGTCAAAGAGCAAATCGAAGAGCACTGTAACAGAAAGTCGCAGACTTGGATTGCTCAACTGTTAGATACCTATTTTACAAGTCCCTGGACTCTACTCGCTTTGTTTGCTGCTACTTCCCTCCTTTTCCTTACTATACTTCAGACCTACTATGCATCTCCATTTTATTCTCACGCCAAAGGATCTTAA
- the LOC104097089 gene encoding putative late blight resistance protein homolog R1B-17 has product MEKDANKLVRKCDGCQNYAPMIHREEEPLHSVLSPNYNNGSRILLTTGETEVAKYANPSSPHEMHLLDLDNSWKLLRGKVFGPEHDHPPELEEIGKKIVEKCQGLPLTVSVIAGHLSKITRTNKSWKDVARTLGEIISSHPNKCLEVLGLSYHHLPNHLKPCFLSMGGFPEDYQVETWRLIQLWIAEGFLRTSKSGKSLEEVAEDYLVDFISRNLIMVRKSRFNGKIKACGIHDLLREFCLTEVEITKFMRVERIDPVHTLPTQKHNGHRFSFQTRSYSVGDSCKLLPPVTKSIYLFSERRLYLKLDFFSRFSLLRVLAIFDQKFRSFPLVITKLFHLRYLQVQSYDNLPPSISELHNLQTLIYEGQDYKHTTLPGKIWMMNNLRHIHLSRACYLPSPRRESILNKYLVIGMPNLEELSNLCFTSCTNENFSIIPNLKRLIVHHIGSSRRKNRANHLIDMSSLTKLKALKCVSNASWSWRSTSIKRFVFPTSLKRLTLAGGFCFSWEDISTLVMLPNLEELKLKRNAVSDPIWRLSDEDKFESLKLLLLSELEFGHWEASSESFPSLKRLVMRNCINLKEIPTDFGEICTLESIELHNCSTVVEGCARNIEQEHEDMGNNFLKVYIYNNRRNYSLF; this is encoded by the exons atggaaaaagacgCGAATAAGTTAGTTCGAAAATGCGATGGATGCCAAAAttatgctccgatgattcatcgagAAGAAGAGccgctacattcggtcttgtcacctaaTTACAACAACGGGAGTCGAATCTTATTGACTACTGGGGAAACAGAGGTAGCGAAGTATGCAAATCCTAGTAGCCCTCATGAGATGCATCTCTTGGATTTAGATAACAGTTGGAAGTTACTTCGTGGTAAGGTATTTGGACCAGAACATGATCATCCTCCAGAGTTGGAAGAAATTGgaaagaaaatagtagaaaaatgcCAAGGACTACCCTTAACAGTTTCAGTGATCGCGGGACATCTTTCTAAAATCACCAGGACAAATAAAAGTTGGAAGGATGTTGCCCGAACCTTAGGTGAAATTATTTCTAGTCATCCAAATAAATGCTTAGAAGTGCTCGGTTTGAGTTACCACCACTTACCTAATCACCTCAAACCTTGCTTTCTTTCTATGGGTGGTTTCCCAGAGGATTATCAGGTTGAGACTTGGAGATTGATCCAATTATGGATTGCGGAAGGTTTTTTAAGGACATCCAAAAGTGGTAAAAGTTTGGAGGAAGTAGCAGAAGATTATTTGGTGGATTTTATTAGCAGGAACTTGATCATGGTAAGAAAAAGTAGATTCAATGGTAAGATAAAAGCATGTGGAATACATGATCTTCTTCGTGAATTCTGTTTGACTGAAGTTGAGATAACAAAGTTTATGCGTGTTGAGAGAATTGACCCAGTCCATACTCTTCCAACACAAAAACATAATGGTCATCGCTTCAGTTTTCAAACTCGAAGTTATTCAGTTGGTGATTCTTGCAAGCTATTACCCCCAGTTACCAAATCTATCTACTTATTTTCTGAAAGACGACTTTATTTAAAACTTGATTTTTTCTCCCGTTTCAGCCTTCTCAGGGTATTGGCCATCTTCGATCAAAAGTTCCGTTCATTTCCGCTTGTGATTACAAAGTTATTTCATTTGAGATATCTCCAAGTTCAATCTTACGACAATCTTCCTCCATCAATATCAGAGCTTCATAATTTGCAAACTCTAATTTATGAGGGACAAGATTATAAACATACAACTTTACCCGGAAAGATATGGATGATGAATAACTTGAGGCATATACATCTGAGTCGAGCCTGTTATTTACCTAGTCCTAGAAGAGAAAGTATTCTAAATAAGTATCTTGTGATAGGAATGCCAAATCTAGAAGAACTTTCTAATCTCTGTTTCACCAGTTGTACAAATGAAAACTTTTCTATCATTCCCAATTTAAAGAGATTGATCGTCCATCATATAGGTTCATCAAGAAGAAAGAATAGGGCTAATCACCTCATTGATATGTCTAGCTTGACAAAACTCAAAGCATTGAAGTGTGTCAGCAATGCTTCTTGGTCTTGGCGATCGACCTCTATCAAGAGGTTTGTTTTTCCAACATCACTTAAGAGGCTGACTTTAGCTGGTGGGTTTTGTTTTTCTTGGGAAGACATATCAACTCTTGTCATGTTGCCAAATCTTGAAGAGCTCAAACTTAAAAGGAATGCAGTGAGTGATCCAATATGGAGATTAAGTGATGAAGACAAGTTCGAAAGCCTAAAGTTATTGTTACTTAGTGAGCTAGAATTTGGGCATTGGGAAGCTAGCAGCGAAAGCTTCCCAAGTCTAAAACGCCTTGTTATGAGGAATTGCATCAACCTGAAAGAAATTCCAACAGATTTTGGGGAAATTTGTACTTTGGAGTCAATTGAGTTACATAATTGCAGCActgttgttgagggatgtgcaAGAAATATTGAACAAGAACATGAGGACAtgggaaataatttccttaaggtcTACATCTATAACAATCGCA GGAATTATAGCTTATTTTGA